From Pleurocapsa sp. PCC 7319:
GTTACAAAAAGGGTTAACCCAGTTATCTACAAGTTCTAATTATATTTCGCTGCCTCGCGGTAAAGGATTGATGGTTGCAATCGACATCTTTGACCAAGATGGTAATCCTGATACTGCTACTCGCGATCGCCTGCTCCAAGACGCTTTTTATCGGGGTCTATTACTACTTGGCTGCGGTCGCGCTTCAATCCGCTTCTGTCCTCCTCTGGTAATTACAGCCGAGCAGATTGATATCGCTTTAAATATTCTGACCAAAATACTGAAAAATTACCCATGAACTCTCCACGCCTGGCTCAAGAACTATGGACTCAACTCTGGTTAATTTATCGTCAAAGAGTTGCCTACGCCCGTGTCTATGAAAATATGATCCAAGCAGCAGGAGGCACAGTTGCTAACGATCATATTGCCTTCCGTTCCTTGCGACTAGAGGTGGATAGTACGGACGGGAAGATAAATTTAGGAATTCCTTACTTAGAAAGTATTGTGCAATGGTTAGGCTACGAGGCAGCAGGAGAATATCATTTTCGCGATCGCCATCTGTATGCTCGTCACTATCGTCATCCTGAACAAGATCAATACGATCTGCCGAAACTCTTTATTAGCGAACTGATTGTAGAGCAATTACCATCATCAATTGCTCAGTCGATTCTAGATACAGTGCAATCTGGTTCGTTCTCCTCTCTACCTGCTTGGCAAAAATCATCTCTTCCATCACAGCAAGATGAAAAAGCGATCGCCAAAGCTCTGATTTCTATCTTTACTCGCCCTTGGACACCGCCCAAACGAACTACTGTAGAAGAAGTTAATGAAGTTAGCCAGTATGGAGCCTGGGTACTTTTGCATGGCTACAGTGTGAATCACTTCACTGGTTACGTTAATCGTCAGAATACCCCCATCTATCCCGATCTTGAAAGTACGGCTCATGCTCTAGCTAATCAAGGAGTGCCAATGAAAGATAGCTTTGAAGGCGGAAAAGCTAGTGGTTTAAAGCAAACTGCAACTCAATCTGTGATTGAATCAGTTCCCGTTCTAAATAAGCATGGACACTTAGATGAGATGCTTTGGAGCTATGCCTATTATGAACTGGCAGAACGTTATCTTGTCCCAGATAGCACTGGAAACCAAACCCTGTTTGAAGGCTTTATTGCTCCTCAAGCACAACATCTATTTGACATGACAAAAGCCAAATAAGTCAAATGTCTCATGTGAATTAGACAAATTTATTTACCTTAAATAGCTGAGAGCTGAGAGCTGATGGCTGATAGCTAGAAAATCAAATGAACATAGCTAATTCACACCAAGCGTTTACTTATTTCCGACGAATACGAACTTTTTTCTGGGGGTCTTGTTTTCTAATCCAGCCCAAAAATTTCTGCATTTTAGGTTCAGATTTAAGCTTATCAATGGTGTTTAGTTGTCTCGCCAATTCTAAATTGGTATAAAGAGAGTGAAGCTGCCGATGACAAGGAGAACAAATATCAATGGTCGCTCCCGAATTTGCCTGCTTGCGCTTTACTGTTTGTCGGGGGATGAGATGGTGAACCGTAAGTTGCTTAACATCGCGATCGCATAATTGACAGGGCATACTAGAAAAATAATTGATGAGAAATTGAACCAAGATTAACTGTCTTCAGTCTAAAGAAAAAGAACTAAGTATTTCTTGAAGATGAGCGAAACGTTAGCCACTGAAAAGGCTATTGCAGCAGATGCAGAATCAGAAACAGGCGTGCAGACAGAACAAGAATCAGAACAAAAATTAGTTTTACTTTGTCAGCAAGGAGATCGCCAAAGCTTTCGTCTGCTTTATCAACGCTATCAACATCGAGTGCGCTCAACTATCTATCAGCTATGTGGCAAATCTATGTTAGATGATTTGGTTCAGGAGGTTTTTTTAAGAGCTTGGAAAGGATTACCTAAACTCAGAACAACTAAATATTTTGCTACTTGGTTATATCGCATAAGCTGGAATGTAGCGACCGATCAACGGCGTAAATTAGCTAGAGGTCGAGAACAAACTAATTTTAATGAAAAGTCTGAGGACAAAGATCAGTTAAGTTACAGTAAAAATTTATCTAATATCGAAGATACACCAGATTTAATGCATTTGCATTATCAAGATCTGGTGCAAAGGGGTTTAAATAATCTCAGTTTTGACCATCGTGCTGTTTTAGTTTTGCACGATTTAGAAGATTTACCTCAAAAACAAGTAGCCGAAATTCTAGATGTACCTGTGGGAACAGTTAAATCTCGTTTATTTCATGCCAGAAATTCGTTTAAAAAATTTTTAGAACAAAAAGGGCTAACTTTTTAAAGATTAAATATGTATTTTTTAATCATTTTTTCAATCATTAGGAATAACATCATGACTAACTTAAACAACGATAACCACCAAAATCTCGTCAGTTTTTTACAGCATCATCGACCAATGCCGCCTCAAAGTCACCCCGATTTAGAACAGACCATAATCGACTCCCTTGAACCACGAGCAACTCCAGGACATACACGTGATTTTAAATCTAATTGGATTATTTCTAGTACTAGCGCATTGCGATCGCCAGCGAAGCTAATCGCTACAGGATTTTTATTTACCACTGTTAGTTTTGGCTGGAGAACTCCTCGGATTGCTGTTGAACCTAAAGATCTAGAAAATTTCTTGGTTAATAATTGGCAAGACACTCTAGACAATAACTATTACGCTGCTACAGAAGAAACTGAAAACTATTGGCTACTACCTACCGTATACGAACCCCAGCCAGCTTTATCTGTTTCTGCTAATTAGATCAAAACTAAATTTTTAAATCAATTTTAAATCAATAGATAATATATTTTATTTTTTTCATATATCACCGAACATAAATATGTTTTCGATGCGATGGCAATATTCATTATCTATAACTGCTATGACACTCTTCATGCTTCATAGCTCTCCTGTGCTAGCTGCTTCACAGCTATTTTTTTCTGAAGAAGACAAAAGTGATTGCACTCTACGCTCTGCTAAAGCTAATCGTGCACCCTACCCCAAAAATCATCTCGCTTGGGGTGAAAAAATCGCCAATCAACGAGCGCAAGCTGTATTTTATCTTTCTAAAGTTGCTATAACCATAGCCGATAGTTCTGTATCAGTAACAGAGTCTCAAAAGCCTTTCAACCTTCTTCAGCAACTTAATCTGACTAGCGAACAACAACAGCAAATTAGACAAATCCACCGCAAATATAGGCAAAAAATACGCCAAAAAAAACAGAGCTTGACCGTGTTACAACAACAGTTGTCGGACATGATGGTAGGAACAGAAACAGTTGAATTAATTAGAGCTAAAAATCAGCAATTATTAGCCCTGCGTCAAGAGATAGAAAAATTGCGCTTTGAGAGTATGTTAGCTACCAGAGAAATATTAACTCTTTCGCAACGTCAGAAGTTTAGAGAAATAATGGAATCTCATCTAGCTCAATAACTGGAAAAACAATATACTTAAAATATGTGATAAATTAGATAATGCTAATACGCGGATGTGGTGGAATTGGTAGACACGCACGCTTGAGGGGCGTGTGGCTCACGCCTTGCGAGTTCGATTCTCGCCATCCGCATTTTTTTAACATTCAACTAGAGCGCAATTTAGACTCTTAGTACTGTGTTATACCAAGATCTAGCCGACCATTTTGCTCCTATCAAGTCAATAACGTCATCTTATCTTCAGCAAAATGTTATCAAAAAAGCAATTACTTTAGATAATTATTTAGTGGATAAATTAGGTAACTCCATCTCTACTTATTTAAATAGTTGGCTTGCACAACACCCTATGATCGAGTGGCTAGTCAGTCATCCTGTCATTAGTTTAATTACTGGCTTAATAGTAGCCATTTTGGTAACAAGGTTATTGGTAACGATTTATCGTGCGATCGCCAATACTATTGATCGAATGTGGTTGTGGATTCTGCGATCTCCTTTGTTATTGGTTAAATTTTTAATTGGCTGGGAAGCCAAGTCTAAAAGTTCCTCCTCCAATACCACAATCACTAACTACGAAGTAATCAGTGATTCAGACCAATTAGCAGCAATTGTGGCTCGTTTGGATAAAATTCAACAGCAACAGGAGCAGATTTTACAAGATATTGCTCAACTAAAACAAAAATCACAAAAATCACTGGCTATCAGCCCCCAACAAATTAAGTTGCCCGCAGCTCAAGTAATAAGTAACCAGAAGTAAATGAGTTGTATCATCGCAATTAGTATATACAAAAAATTACATTTTGTAACCACAGAAAATAACCTACGCAAAATTTAGTGATATCTTTCCAAAAAAAAGACTTATTTTGAATACCCTAAAAAGCTATTAGCTATTAGCTAGGGCGAATCCCTTTACCATCTAGATAATTGAGCAACAATAACTAAGAATTATGATTGTTACTTACAACCAAGAAAGAAAAAAAAGGATTGTTACCGCACCTTCATCAACCTTCTCTTTATCCATTAATGCAATCAATATTCCCTCAACAATAATTAGTGTTGAAGTAGCTGAAGATGAATCAGTAGAGTGGATTTGGACAGTATACCCTGATGGTTCAAAAGTAGTCACAGGCTACGACATTATTAAAAATAATCCATAGTCAATTTACCCTACTATAAAACCATGCCGTCAAATCGTAGTAAGGTAACTCTTCGTGAAATCACAGCTGACAGTGTTCGCACGATTTGTAACCTCTCAGTTCGTGATGAGCAGCAGAAATTTGTAGCGCCAAACGCCATGTCCATCGCCCAAGCATACTTTTCTGAATATGCTTGGTTTAGAGCTATCTATGCTGACACCACGCCTGTTGGCTTTCTTATGTTAGAGGATAAACCAGAGGAATCAGAATATTATTTGTGGCGTTTCATGATTGATGCTCGATATCAGGGTATGGGCTTCGGTCGCCGCTCACTGTTACTTCTAATCGATCGCGTCAAGACTAGACCGAATGCTACTGAACTGCTAACAAGTGTTGTTCAAGGTGAGGGAAGCCCACAAGGTTTCTATGAAAAATTAGGTTTTAAATTGACGGGGGAATATGAAGAAGAGGAGGCAATAATGAGACTAATCCTCTGAAACTTTTGTTCAACTGACATATGAAGTAGTAAAACAAAAGTAAAGTCATGAATAAACACGAAAAAATTAATTACGTTGAATTCCCTGCCAAAGATATAGAAGCTACGAAAGCTTTCTTTACTCAAGTTTTCGGTTGGACTTTTGAAGATTATGGTACGGAATATACAGCTTTTTCCAATGCTGGTATCGATGGTGGCTTTTTTCAATCCGATCTAACTGCCTCTACTGAAAATGGCAGCGCACTTGTAGTTTTTTATAGCCAAGAGTTAGAGCAAACTCAATCAAAGATCGAGAATGCTGGTGGTTTGATTGTCAAGCCCATCTTTTCATTTCCAGGAGGCAGACGTTTTCACTTTAGTGATCCTAGTGGTAACGAATATGCCGTTTGGTCAGAAATAAATGCATCGCCATAGACAAGTAAAAATATACTCACACATTAAAAGCGAATTAAATCCCAAAAATTATTGAAAGCCAAAGGTGATCGGCTACGTGCAGCACTTAACGCTTTTTATTTAAGTAAAAGCATAGTCAAGCCAATTTTAATACTAATGAGAGA
This genomic window contains:
- a CDS encoding VOC family protein, translating into MNKHEKINYVEFPAKDIEATKAFFTQVFGWTFEDYGTEYTAFSNAGIDGGFFQSDLTASTENGSALVVFYSQELEQTQSKIENAGGLIVKPIFSFPGGRRFHFSDPSGNEYAVWSEINASP
- a CDS encoding sigma-70 family RNA polymerase sigma factor produces the protein MSETLATEKAIAADAESETGVQTEQESEQKLVLLCQQGDRQSFRLLYQRYQHRVRSTIYQLCGKSMLDDLVQEVFLRAWKGLPKLRTTKYFATWLYRISWNVATDQRRKLARGREQTNFNEKSEDKDQLSYSKNLSNIEDTPDLMHLHYQDLVQRGLNNLSFDHRAVLVLHDLEDLPQKQVAEILDVPVGTVKSRLFHARNSFKKFLEQKGLTF
- a CDS encoding HNH endonuclease → MPCQLCDRDVKQLTVHHLIPRQTVKRKQANSGATIDICSPCHRQLHSLYTNLELARQLNTIDKLKSEPKMQKFLGWIRKQDPQKKVRIRRK
- a CDS encoding Spy/CpxP family protein refolding chaperone, which codes for MTLFMLHSSPVLAASQLFFSEEDKSDCTLRSAKANRAPYPKNHLAWGEKIANQRAQAVFYLSKVAITIADSSVSVTESQKPFNLLQQLNLTSEQQQQIRQIHRKYRQKIRQKKQSLTVLQQQLSDMMVGTETVELIRAKNQQLLALRQEIEKLRFESMLATREILTLSQRQKFREIMESHLAQ
- a CDS encoding DUF1338 domain-containing protein, with product MNSPRLAQELWTQLWLIYRQRVAYARVYENMIQAAGGTVANDHIAFRSLRLEVDSTDGKINLGIPYLESIVQWLGYEAAGEYHFRDRHLYARHYRHPEQDQYDLPKLFISELIVEQLPSSIAQSILDTVQSGSFSSLPAWQKSSLPSQQDEKAIAKALISIFTRPWTPPKRTTVEEVNEVSQYGAWVLLHGYSVNHFTGYVNRQNTPIYPDLESTAHALANQGVPMKDSFEGGKASGLKQTATQSVIESVPVLNKHGHLDEMLWSYAYYELAERYLVPDSTGNQTLFEGFIAPQAQHLFDMTKAK
- a CDS encoding N-acetyltransferase, which produces MPSNRSKVTLREITADSVRTICNLSVRDEQQKFVAPNAMSIAQAYFSEYAWFRAIYADTTPVGFLMLEDKPEESEYYLWRFMIDARYQGMGFGRRSLLLLIDRVKTRPNATELLTSVVQGEGSPQGFYEKLGFKLTGEYEEEEAIMRLIL